From the genome of Sphingobacterium kitahiroshimense, one region includes:
- a CDS encoding universal stress protein has translation METIVFLTDFSVPARHAFDQLLTLAKQTAIKKVIIYHSLGYLNGGFYYVGEFIPPPILVDETDIAAVDSKMLLLKQELLNVSPATNVHTRHDSFTVLDGMERISEERHVDLVIAGMRGNDDNGKNSIGTITNELIQAHLYNLLLVPDMDKVHIFKNVILAVDLMHLDERLPVKTIFHLQELLSLRWYVVNVSVQGKHKAADLIEEQSFLHASLDSLEPTYSYLEGEDFVEKLNVYVQEHNIHVLITVPRKLGFIASFFQKSASKKLAVNAKVPILMLVS, from the coding sequence ATGGAAACAATTGTTTTTTTAACCGATTTTTCTGTTCCTGCTAGACATGCTTTCGATCAACTCTTGACCCTTGCTAAGCAAACAGCTATAAAAAAAGTCATCATATACCACTCCTTAGGGTATCTAAATGGAGGATTTTACTATGTTGGCGAGTTTATACCGCCACCAATTCTTGTAGATGAAACAGATATTGCGGCAGTAGACTCAAAAATGCTTCTTTTGAAACAGGAATTATTAAATGTTTCACCAGCTACAAACGTCCATACAAGACATGATAGTTTTACTGTTTTAGATGGCATGGAGCGAATTTCCGAAGAGAGGCATGTTGACCTAGTTATTGCTGGCATGAGAGGAAATGATGATAATGGTAAAAATAGTATTGGTACTATTACCAATGAGCTGATACAGGCACATCTGTATAACCTTTTATTGGTGCCAGATATGGATAAAGTACATATCTTTAAAAATGTTATCCTTGCAGTGGATCTAATGCATTTAGATGAACGATTGCCCGTGAAAACAATATTTCATTTACAAGAATTGTTATCTTTAAGATGGTATGTTGTAAATGTAAGTGTTCAAGGGAAGCATAAGGCAGCTGATTTAATTGAGGAACAATCTTTTTTGCATGCAAGTTTAGATAGTCTTGAACCGACTTACTCTTATTTGGAAGGCGAAGATTTTGTTGAGAAACTAAATGTATATGTTCAAGAACATAATATTCATGTATTGATCACTGTACCCCGTAAACTTGGATTTATCGCTTCGTTTTTTCAAAAAAGTGCCTCAAAAAAATTGGCAGTTAATGCCAAGGTCCCTATTTTAATGTTAGTATCTTAA
- a CDS encoding outer membrane beta-barrel family protein, which yields MKRYISTLIVATTISTVHAQNTAENSPTNVNKSEGTIFGQIIDSQGKPISKASINLFQVIKDQKNNQEREILIRSTSSLENGNFNFSAISNTNNWKLKISSIGYATLELNVDHSDDKKVLNKNIGTIVLKNDNQQLAEVTVTGRKALLEMDIDKKVFNVEKNIVATGGTAIDVLRNMPSVQVDIDGNVKLRNAAPTIFVDGKPTTLSPDQIPADVIEKIEIITNPSAKYDASGSMAGILNIILKKNKKTGYNGMVTLGGDRFGGTNFMGSLNARQNKLNLSFTGMNMRMRTNTEGDSHRTSNINNINSTVDQDIEGKTKGMITFGRLGLDYDFSPRTSLSIAGVLVEGKFRPNEETLISTQSGGKTSLSNRISESERSFKPRGLQAGIVQKFKTEGEELTVDFNYFGGNNNSNGLYTTNYLNDINQITGTKKQQNIGSGNNKFITIQTDYVKPFKNGMKLETGLRAQINKLKNLNDNSIQDIGEKDFKNISSASANYDSKNSVYAAYVSLGGNFKDWVSYKIGLRAENSTYNGELLNTNEKFKNNYPLSLFPSVFLSKKLTEKDQIQMSVTRRVNRPNFFQTIPVIDYTDSLNITKGNADLVPEFTTSGELSYSRTHGKGTFLASVYYKSTNNLITRFLTQELNPVTGKMDFINTYINANSSKNYGAEFTYTNNLKKWWDLTADLNFYNSKIEVDDSTPSEAMWTVFGKLNNTFNVKNNWNLQVAFEYQGKTNMPVTQGQSFGPPMNQAQSSSQGYIKPFYGVDLALKKSFLKNQAASVTLAVNDIFRSRGNTIVSSGEGFTQSYYRLSNPQLIKLNLSYRFGKMDMNMFKKNKNQNSMEGMQMQ from the coding sequence ATGAAAAGATATATATCAACGCTTATTGTAGCAACTACAATATCAACTGTGCATGCTCAAAATACCGCTGAAAACTCACCTACAAACGTAAATAAGTCTGAAGGTACAATCTTTGGTCAAATTATAGACAGTCAAGGAAAACCTATTTCAAAGGCTTCGATTAATCTCTTTCAGGTTATCAAAGATCAAAAAAACAATCAGGAAAGAGAAATATTAATAAGAAGTACAAGTTCGCTGGAAAATGGAAATTTTAACTTTTCAGCTATTTCTAATACCAATAATTGGAAATTAAAAATCAGCTCAATAGGTTACGCAACGCTCGAGCTAAATGTTGATCATAGTGATGATAAAAAAGTCTTAAACAAAAATATAGGAACTATTGTACTTAAAAATGACAATCAACAACTTGCAGAAGTAACTGTCACAGGTCGAAAGGCTTTATTGGAAATGGATATTGATAAAAAAGTATTCAATGTGGAAAAAAACATCGTAGCAACTGGCGGTACTGCTATCGATGTACTTCGTAATATGCCATCTGTACAAGTAGATATCGATGGAAATGTCAAGCTCAGAAATGCTGCACCAACCATTTTTGTAGATGGAAAGCCTACAACACTTTCACCAGATCAGATCCCCGCAGATGTCATCGAAAAAATAGAGATCATCACAAACCCTTCTGCAAAGTACGATGCCTCAGGAAGTATGGCTGGAATTTTAAATATAATCCTTAAAAAAAATAAGAAAACAGGATATAATGGTATGGTTACCCTAGGTGGAGATCGATTTGGCGGAACTAATTTTATGGGAAGCCTCAATGCACGTCAAAACAAATTAAACCTGTCATTTACAGGAATGAATATGCGAATGCGTACGAATACTGAAGGAGATAGTCATAGAACGAGTAATATAAATAACATAAATTCAACTGTAGATCAAGATATTGAAGGAAAAACAAAAGGTATGATCACTTTTGGAAGACTTGGTTTAGATTATGATTTCAGTCCACGAACTTCATTATCAATTGCCGGAGTTTTGGTTGAAGGGAAATTTCGTCCAAATGAAGAAACCCTAATATCAACACAATCTGGAGGAAAAACCTCATTAAGCAATCGAATTTCGGAATCCGAACGAAGCTTTAAACCAAGAGGTCTACAGGCCGGAATAGTGCAGAAATTTAAAACAGAAGGTGAGGAATTAACTGTTGACTTTAATTATTTCGGAGGTAATAATAATTCAAACGGTCTTTACACCACAAATTATCTCAATGATATAAACCAGATAACAGGCACAAAAAAACAACAGAACATCGGTTCTGGAAATAATAAATTTATTACTATCCAAACGGACTATGTTAAGCCTTTCAAAAATGGAATGAAATTGGAGACCGGTCTTCGTGCCCAAATTAATAAATTAAAAAATCTCAACGATAATTCAATACAAGATATTGGTGAAAAAGACTTTAAAAATATTTCTTCAGCATCCGCTAATTACGATAGTAAAAATAGCGTTTATGCCGCTTACGTTTCACTCGGAGGAAATTTTAAAGATTGGGTATCCTATAAAATAGGTCTACGTGCTGAAAACTCAACTTATAATGGAGAACTTTTAAATACTAATGAAAAATTTAAGAACAATTATCCATTAAGCCTATTTCCATCTGTGTTTTTAAGTAAAAAACTGACCGAAAAAGATCAAATCCAGATGAGTGTCACGCGTCGCGTGAATCGTCCTAATTTTTTTCAAACGATACCTGTTATCGATTATACAGACAGCTTAAATATTACGAAAGGTAATGCCGATCTTGTTCCTGAATTCACGACTTCTGGCGAGCTTTCGTATAGTAGAACACATGGAAAAGGCACTTTTTTAGCTTCAGTTTATTATAAATCTACCAATAATTTGATTACCAGATTTTTGACTCAGGAATTAAATCCAGTAACAGGCAAGATGGATTTTATAAATACCTATATTAATGCCAATTCTAGTAAAAACTATGGTGCAGAATTTACATATACCAATAATCTTAAAAAATGGTGGGATTTAACCGCAGACCTTAATTTCTATAATTCAAAAATAGAAGTTGACGACAGTACCCCGTCTGAAGCAATGTGGACAGTATTTGGAAAATTGAACAACACCTTTAATGTTAAAAACAATTGGAATCTTCAAGTCGCATTTGAATATCAAGGCAAAACAAATATGCCTGTCACACAAGGTCAGTCATTTGGTCCTCCAATGAATCAAGCACAAAGCTCATCCCAAGGATACATCAAACCTTTTTATGGTGTCGATCTAGCTCTCAAAAAGAGTTTCTTAAAAAATCAAGCTGCCTCAGTAACTTTAGCTGTGAATGATATTTTCAGAAGCCGAGGTAATACAATTGTATCTTCAGGAGAAGGGTTTACACAATCTTATTATCGACTTTCAAATCCTCAACTAATCAAATTGAACTTATCTTATCGCTTTGGAAAAATGGATATGAATATGTTTAAGAAAAACAAAAATCAAAATTCGATGGAAGGAATGCAGATGCAGTAA
- a CDS encoding LytR/AlgR family response regulator transcription factor, producing the protein MKIKCLLIDDEPFALNILEDDLLSFDKVEILHKFNSPIDVVDYLRDHEVDLIFLDIQMPEKLGTQFIRELTNPPLFIFTTAYHQYAVEGFELNAVDYLLKPIAKERLTSAIRKVEDIMLLRANQNNIVDHIVVNVEYKKIKIFINEISYIEGLKDYVKIYMVNRNAPLLTRSNLRGMEKILPVKDFLRIHNSYIVNKNRIQHVALTKLTLPEIALPVGKKYVGNIEIF; encoded by the coding sequence ATGAAAATTAAATGCTTACTTATAGACGACGAACCATTTGCTTTAAACATCTTAGAAGACGATTTATTAAGCTTTGACAAGGTTGAAATACTGCACAAGTTTAACTCGCCAATCGATGTCGTCGATTACTTGAGAGATCATGAAGTCGATCTGATTTTCTTGGATATACAAATGCCGGAAAAATTAGGAACACAATTTATCCGCGAACTTACTAATCCACCTTTATTTATATTCACTACGGCATATCATCAATATGCTGTGGAGGGTTTTGAATTGAATGCAGTGGATTATCTATTGAAACCAATTGCAAAAGAAAGATTGACTAGCGCTATTCGAAAGGTTGAAGACATTATGCTTTTACGAGCAAATCAAAATAATATAGTAGATCACATCGTCGTCAATGTTGAGTATAAAAAGATTAAAATATTTATCAATGAAATAAGTTACATAGAAGGATTAAAAGATTATGTTAAAATCTATATGGTAAATCGGAATGCTCCACTTCTTACCCGTAGTAACCTAAGAGGTATGGAAAAAATTCTGCCAGTAAAAGATTTTTTAAGAATCCATAATTCATATATAGTAAACAAAAATAGAATTCAGCACGTCGCTCTAACGAAATTAACACTTCCTGAGATTGCACTGCCAGTAGGCAAAAAATATGTTGGAAATATCGAAATTTTCTAA
- a CDS encoding sensor histidine kinase, producing MIGKFFRKFYLDIVIWTILLLLPFITYLYQPDKISEFKPYSALSHLANIIFLATNFYLHCYYVAPKYFFTRRKFLVLLIACAFLSYVALNYAIVYFNPNGELAHFTKENILFVRLVIGPGIIYSLCLITSSMIFLYGEQARQKELNKQIALEKTKAELTILKLQISPHFLFNTLNNIRWLIRKQSPDSEDTIVKLSEILRYILYEVDGAKVELFKEIEHMQNFIALQTLRLPIAGNVDLEIESNLKNRLIPPLLFIHFVENAFKYGVDSKNSPEIKFQFAQIPGGIIFKSSNKILQHTELRTSEGIGLTNVQRRLQLLYPNRHDLSITKTDDGYFQVLLKLMTDEN from the coding sequence ATGATCGGCAAATTTTTCAGAAAATTCTATTTAGACATAGTCATCTGGACCATTTTATTGTTACTTCCCTTTATCACCTATCTCTATCAACCAGATAAGATTTCGGAGTTTAAGCCCTACTCTGCTCTATCTCATCTAGCCAATATAATATTTTTGGCAACAAATTTTTATTTACACTGCTATTATGTCGCACCAAAATACTTCTTTACACGCAGAAAGTTTCTGGTGCTTTTAATTGCTTGTGCTTTTTTATCCTATGTCGCGCTAAACTATGCTATTGTATACTTTAATCCTAATGGAGAATTGGCACATTTCACAAAAGAAAATATACTTTTCGTACGACTAGTGATCGGTCCTGGAATTATATATTCACTTTGTTTAATTACCTCATCCATGATTTTTCTATATGGGGAACAGGCCAGGCAAAAAGAATTAAATAAGCAGATTGCTTTGGAGAAAACAAAAGCAGAATTAACAATTCTAAAACTTCAGATCAGTCCACATTTCCTATTCAACACCCTTAACAACATCCGCTGGTTGATCCGTAAACAATCACCAGATTCTGAAGATACGATCGTCAAATTATCCGAAATATTGCGGTACATTCTCTATGAAGTTGATGGTGCAAAAGTAGAGCTCTTTAAGGAAATCGAGCATATGCAGAATTTTATTGCCTTACAAACACTCCGTCTTCCGATAGCTGGAAATGTGGATCTCGAAATTGAATCTAATCTAAAAAATAGATTGATACCACCTTTACTATTTATTCATTTTGTAGAGAATGCATTCAAATATGGTGTAGACAGTAAAAACAGTCCAGAAATCAAGTTTCAATTCGCACAGATTCCAGGCGGTATAATTTTTAAGTCCAGCAATAAAATACTACAGCATACAGAACTTCGAACAAGTGAAGGAATTGGATTAACCAATGTTCAGCGTCGCTTGCAACTGTTATATCCAAATCGTCATGATCTTTCCATTACAAAAACGGATGACGGTTATTTCCAGGTACTACTCAAATTGATGACCGATGAAAATTAA
- a CDS encoding arginase, translating to MNRSIKLIKNRSDIGAGTRGSDLGIDAIEIAAINKGSQYFNNYNFIDIQTRNNTVYDPLVNPFGKRIKQVLQQCKLLAIAVEDSLLEEQFPLVFSGDHSSAIGTISGIKSAYPEKTLGVIWIDAHADLHSPYTTPSGNLHGMPLAAVLGTDNLENQINNVDAETKQYWNKLKTIGTSQAKIIAEHLFYFGVRDTELPEENLIAELNIKKYQVEQLRDMGIKSCVQSTLQQLEGCDHIYVSFDVDSMDSELISNGTGTPVPKGFNQTEITSLLQEIIASNKVVCLEFVEVNPLLDSQGNRMAEVAFEILDQVTASIETLKSVS from the coding sequence ATGAATAGATCGATTAAATTAATTAAAAATAGATCGGATATTGGAGCAGGTACCCGCGGTTCCGACCTAGGGATTGACGCTATCGAAATTGCTGCAATTAATAAAGGAAGTCAATACTTCAATAACTATAATTTTATAGATATACAAACGCGCAATAACACAGTTTATGATCCGCTTGTTAATCCATTTGGTAAGAGAATAAAGCAGGTCTTACAGCAGTGCAAATTATTGGCAATAGCTGTTGAAGATAGCTTACTAGAAGAACAGTTTCCCCTGGTTTTTTCAGGAGACCATTCATCTGCAATTGGTACCATTAGTGGTATAAAGTCGGCATATCCAGAAAAAACATTAGGAGTAATATGGATAGATGCCCATGCTGATTTACATTCACCCTATACCACACCTTCTGGTAATTTACATGGAATGCCTTTAGCGGCGGTATTAGGGACGGACAATTTAGAAAATCAAATTAATAATGTTGATGCAGAAACCAAACAATATTGGAATAAATTAAAAACAATAGGAACTTCCCAAGCTAAAATAATAGCAGAACACCTGTTCTACTTTGGTGTTCGCGATACCGAATTACCAGAAGAAAATCTAATTGCGGAACTGAATATAAAAAAATACCAAGTAGAGCAATTACGTGATATGGGAATAAAATCCTGTGTTCAGAGCACCCTTCAGCAATTGGAAGGATGTGACCATATTTATGTTTCATTTGACGTTGACAGTATGGACAGCGAGCTAATTTCTAACGGTACTGGTACACCAGTACCCAAAGGATTTAATCAAACGGAAATAACATCATTGCTTCAAGAAATTATTGCATCTAATAAAGTGGTTTGCTTAGAATTTGTAGAGGTAAATCCCCTTTTAGACAGTCAAGGGAATAGAATGGCAGAGGTTGCGTTCGAAATTTTAGACCAAGTGACAGCATCTATTGAAACTTTAAAATCAGTATCATAA
- the rocD gene encoding ornithine--oxo-acid transaminase — translation MADLTNLAKSNAFIAKENKYGAHNYHPLPVVLAKGKGVFVWDVEENRYFDFLSAYSAVNQGHCHPRIIKALTQQAEKLTLTSRAFYSDKLGDFEEYLCNLFGYDKALIMNSGVEAVETAMKLCRKWAYLVKGLPANQAKIVFASGNFHGRTISVISASNDDSARKDFGPFLDGVTQVPYNDVQAFEELLKNDTNIAGFIVEPIQGEAGIIVPSDDYLSRIKALCKDYNVLFIVDEIQTGIARTGNMLASFDIKDTNSNTKPDVLILGKALSGGVLPVSAVLADDSIMLTIKAGEHGSTYGGNPLACAVSMEALQVIIDEDLALNAEKMGKIFREGLQEMMIRCPIIKEVRGKGLLNAIVIDSKEEDNTAWEICLKFKENGLLAKPTHGNKIRLAPPLVITEDQITESLSIIEKSLHQFAQKI, via the coding sequence ATGGCAGACTTAACAAATTTAGCAAAAAGCAATGCATTCATTGCAAAGGAAAATAAATATGGTGCCCACAATTATCATCCCTTACCTGTGGTTTTAGCAAAAGGGAAAGGAGTATTTGTCTGGGATGTTGAAGAAAACCGATACTTTGATTTTCTTTCGGCATACTCAGCGGTAAATCAAGGACATTGTCATCCAAGGATTATTAAAGCCTTAACCCAACAAGCTGAAAAGCTTACCTTAACTTCTAGAGCATTTTATAGTGATAAATTAGGTGATTTTGAAGAGTATCTTTGTAATCTGTTTGGTTATGATAAAGCTTTAATTATGAATTCCGGTGTTGAAGCCGTAGAAACAGCCATGAAGTTATGCCGTAAGTGGGCTTACTTAGTTAAAGGGCTTCCTGCAAATCAAGCCAAAATAGTCTTCGCAAGTGGTAACTTCCATGGTAGAACAATATCCGTAATTTCTGCTTCAAATGATGATTCGGCAAGAAAAGATTTTGGACCTTTCTTAGATGGGGTTACACAAGTGCCTTATAACGACGTTCAAGCATTTGAAGAATTACTAAAAAATGATACGAACATTGCTGGGTTTATTGTTGAACCCATTCAGGGCGAAGCTGGAATTATCGTTCCAAGTGATGATTATCTTTCTCGTATAAAAGCACTTTGCAAAGACTACAACGTATTATTTATAGTCGATGAAATTCAAACTGGTATTGCAAGAACAGGAAATATGCTAGCCTCTTTTGATATTAAAGATACCAATTCAAATACAAAGCCTGATGTTTTAATTTTAGGAAAAGCACTTTCTGGAGGTGTACTTCCGGTTTCTGCTGTTCTAGCAGACGATTCTATTATGCTGACTATAAAAGCTGGAGAACATGGTTCAACATATGGTGGGAATCCCCTAGCCTGTGCAGTATCCATGGAAGCTCTTCAAGTGATCATAGATGAGGATTTAGCATTAAATGCTGAAAAAATGGGTAAAATATTCAGAGAAGGCCTTCAAGAAATGATGATAAGATGTCCCATAATTAAAGAAGTCAGAGGAAAAGGATTATTAAATGCAATTGTAATAGATAGCAAAGAAGAAGATAATACTGCTTGGGAAATTTGTCTAAAATTTAAGGAAAATGGATTATTAGCCAAACCTACTCACGGTAATAAAATTAGATTAGCTCCCCCATTAGTAATAACAGAAGATCAAATTACGGAAAGTCTATCAATTATAGAAAAATCACTTCATCAATTTGCACAAAAAATATGA
- a CDS encoding Lrp/AsnC family transcriptional regulator → MNHLDDFDIQILKQLEADGRMAYSAIATELGVSNTMVHQRITRLMDQGILTGIKPVLDEKKLGYDWGAFTGISLEKDHDSKRIIEELHKIPEVTECYYITGNYTLYLKIIAKDHEHMRQLLYEKIDSIAGIAKTETIIELGCAFRRNIVL, encoded by the coding sequence ATGAATCATTTGGATGATTTTGATATACAGATTTTGAAACAGCTCGAAGCAGACGGACGCATGGCGTATTCTGCTATAGCTACAGAGCTAGGAGTTTCCAATACAATGGTCCATCAGCGTATTACACGCCTTATGGATCAAGGTATTCTTACGGGAATTAAGCCTGTTTTGGACGAAAAAAAATTGGGTTACGATTGGGGAGCTTTTACTGGAATATCTCTTGAAAAAGATCATGATTCAAAAAGAATAATTGAGGAGCTTCATAAAATTCCTGAGGTAACAGAATGTTACTATATTACTGGAAACTATACGCTATATTTAAAGATCATCGCTAAAGATCATGAGCATATGAGACAATTATTGTATGAGAAAATAGACAGTATTGCAGGTATTGCCAAAACGGAGACTATTATCGAGCTGGGTTGTGCTTTTAGACGTAATATTGTTTTATAA
- a CDS encoding GNAT family N-acetyltransferase, with product MKINLQKYGPEDFNSFKTLVCEDDLMKYISGNGLNENQARAKFDRILEINKKERELGYFKVLTDENEFVGDCKLERYKHDESILEIGYIIKKNFWRNGIGSLICRKLLDVAHNLYPDLAVIGIIDPENMASKKLLEKFGFESYFIGIEDDLPTEKLILKKLQVDE from the coding sequence ATGAAAATAAACTTACAGAAGTATGGACCGGAAGATTTTAACTCTTTCAAAACACTTGTTTGTGAAGATGATTTAATGAAATATATTTCTGGAAATGGATTGAATGAAAATCAGGCTAGAGCAAAGTTCGATCGTATTCTTGAAATCAATAAGAAGGAACGTGAATTAGGATATTTTAAGGTTCTTACTGATGAAAATGAATTTGTGGGAGATTGCAAGTTGGAGCGATATAAGCATGATGAGAGCATTCTTGAAATAGGTTATATTATAAAAAAGAATTTTTGGAGAAATGGAATAGGATCTTTAATCTGTCGAAAATTACTAGATGTAGCGCATAATTTATATCCTGATTTAGCGGTTATTGGAATTATTGATCCAGAAAATATGGCTTCTAAAAAATTACTTGAAAAATTTGGATTTGAAAGTTATTTTATTGGGATTGAAGACGATTTACCAACTGAGAAATTAATATTGAAGAAATTGCAAGTTGATGAATGA
- a CDS encoding DUF1697 domain-containing protein, translating into MKYCAFLRGVNVKGTNMKMTDVCQVFRDAGMQNVRSIIASGNIVFSSHKNEIELKLILEKSMSAYFSYDAVLFIKSERDTVLYWESVPFEKTTDFHIYAFVGDTGIETVLMAEFQYATQNTNESAEIVNHIFYWQVPKGNTLDSAFGKILGKKTLRDQFTSRNINTFEKVLKKMNS; encoded by the coding sequence ATGAAGTACTGTGCTTTTCTGAGGGGTGTAAATGTCAAAGGAACCAACATGAAGATGACTGATGTATGTCAGGTTTTTAGGGATGCAGGAATGCAGAATGTTAGGTCCATAATCGCATCTGGTAATATTGTTTTTTCATCACATAAAAACGAGATCGAATTAAAGTTAATTTTGGAAAAGTCCATGTCAGCTTATTTTTCTTACGACGCTGTTTTATTTATAAAGTCGGAGCGTGATACGGTATTATATTGGGAAAGTGTTCCTTTTGAAAAGACTACGGATTTTCATATCTATGCATTTGTCGGAGATACTGGAATAGAAACAGTTTTAATGGCTGAATTTCAGTACGCGACACAAAATACCAATGAGAGCGCAGAAATAGTTAATCATATTTTCTACTGGCAGGTCCCTAAAGGAAACACGCTTGATTCAGCATTTGGAAAGATTTTGGGTAAAAAGACACTTAGAGATCAATTTACAAGTAGAAATATTAATACTTTTGAAAAGGTTCTAAAGAAGATGAATTCGTAA
- a CDS encoding DUF1572 family protein, giving the protein MLTNTLVSLFERDLKKLITEIELYENESNIWRIEKKILNSAGNLTLHLIGNLNTYIGKEIGKTNYVRNRDLEFLEKNVPRKDLITKIEDTIETIRLALSQIADEELDSEYPILVFSKKTSTEFFLIHLTTHLAYHLGQINYHRRLIES; this is encoded by the coding sequence ATGCTCACGAATACATTAGTATCCCTTTTTGAAAGAGATCTGAAAAAATTAATAACTGAAATAGAACTTTATGAAAATGAATCCAATATTTGGCGGATTGAGAAAAAGATCTTGAATTCAGCGGGAAATTTAACCCTCCATTTAATTGGTAACTTAAACACTTATATAGGTAAAGAGATCGGGAAAACTAACTATGTAAGAAATAGAGATCTTGAATTTTTAGAAAAAAATGTTCCGAGAAAAGATCTAATTACGAAAATAGAAGATACAATTGAAACCATTAGACTTGCACTAAGCCAAATAGCAGATGAAGAATTAGATAGCGAATATCCCATTTTAGTGTTTTCAAAAAAGACTTCAACCGAGTTTTTTTTAATTCACCTGACAACCCATCTCGCTTATCATCTCGGACAAATAAATTATCATAGACGTTTAATCGAAAGCTAA
- a CDS encoding 4'-phosphopantetheinyl transferase superfamily protein encodes MIGNDIIDIQKSRQESNWKRHGFLEKLFTEEEQCFIANSSDPEIIVWLMWSMKEAAYKILNRQTKKREFIPKKLICKILSQTCFSATGQVFYSGNIYHTRTFLADDFIHTIAANDLEDLDLVVEIDKKEMLKDINGIPWLCITNSNQYKAASNSNHGRFEKTVTIKSK; translated from the coding sequence GTGATTGGTAATGATATCATAGATATACAGAAATCCCGTCAAGAAAGTAATTGGAAACGACATGGGTTTCTGGAAAAACTATTTACAGAAGAAGAACAGTGCTTTATAGCCAATAGTTCTGATCCAGAAATTATAGTATGGCTGATGTGGAGCATGAAAGAAGCTGCGTACAAAATCCTAAATAGACAGACAAAAAAAAGAGAATTCATTCCTAAGAAACTGATTTGTAAAATATTATCACAAACCTGTTTTAGTGCAACTGGTCAAGTATTTTATAGTGGAAATATCTATCATACAAGAACTTTTTTAGCTGATGATTTTATCCATACTATTGCTGCTAATGACTTAGAAGATCTAGATCTCGTAGTGGAAATAGACAAAAAAGAAATGCTAAAAGATATAAATGGAATACCTTGGTTATGTATTACAAACTCAAATCAATATAAAGCAGCTTCAAATAGCAACCATGGTCGCTTTGAAAAGACAGTGACAATTAAAAGTAAATAA
- a CDS encoding acyl carrier protein, with protein sequence MNKEMLIGKLKEIIKPYTTNLEAYENLNEDTDFINDLNINSANLVDIVLDIEQIFDVVIDNADMERMLNVRTAVEIIEIKLAQK encoded by the coding sequence ATGAATAAAGAAATGTTGATAGGTAAGTTAAAGGAAATTATAAAACCTTATACCACGAATTTAGAAGCATACGAAAACCTAAATGAAGACACCGATTTTATTAATGATCTTAACATCAATTCTGCAAATCTGGTAGATATTGTACTCGATATTGAACAAATATTTGATGTTGTCATCGATAATGCTGATATGGAACGTATGTTAAACGTGAGAACAGCCGTCGAAATTATAGAAATCAAATTAGCGCAGAAGTGA